Proteins encoded in a region of the Cottoperca gobio unplaced genomic scaffold, fCotGob3.1 fCotGob3_279arrow_ctg1, whole genome shotgun sequence genome:
- the arg1 gene encoding arginase-1, translating into MRSARTLQQLAAVPRRSLHHRSAGIIGAPFCRGQPRDGVERGPDLIRAAGLLQKLHEQSCAVKDYGNLAFEDVADDEPVGRVKRARAVGSANRRLSEAVRAVKQDGHTSVMLGGDHSLAIGSIHGHSAAVGDLSVVWVDAHADINTPLSSDTGNIHGQPVSYLLHELHAKIPVLPNFSWIKPCVSAKDLVYIGLRDVDPAEHYILKLLGVKVFSMSEVDQLGVARVMEETCDYLSAKVKKPIHLSYDIDAIDPSVTPATGTPVSGGLTYREGLYIAEQVAQTGLLSAVDMVEVNPLRGETDQDVRSTVNMAVDLLLACFGRLREGNHSPDYRLPEP; encoded by the exons ATGAGGAGCGCGAGGACACTGCAGCAGCTCGCGGCTGTTCCGAGGAGGAGTCTTCATCACCGGTCAGCGGGGATCATCGGAGCCCCGTTCTGCAggggacag CCTCGCGACGGAGTGGAGAGAGGACCGGACCTGATCAGAGCTGCGGGGCTGCTGCAAAAACTGCACGAGCAAA gctgTGCAGTGAAGGATTATGGGAACTTGGCGTTTGAGGACGTGGCGGACGACGAGCCGGTGGGGCGGGTGAAGCGTGCGCGGGCGGTGGGCAGCGCCAACCGGAGGCTGTCGGAGGCGGTGCGGGCCGTGAAGCAGGACGGACACACCTCAGTGATGCTGGGAGGAGACCACAG TTTGGCGATCGGTTCCATTCACGGTCACTCAGCGGCGGTGGGAGATCTGAGCGTCGTGTGGGTCGACGCCCACGCCGACATCAACACGCCGCTGAGCTCCGACACCGGAAACATCCACGGGCAGCCGGTGTCCTACCTGCTGCACGAGCTGCACGCAAAG ATTCCCGTCCTGCCAAACTTCTCGTGGATCAAACCGTGCGTGTCGGCCAAGGATCTCGTCTACATCGGTCTGAGAGACGTCGATCCAGCAGAGCA ttacATCCTGAAGCTTCTgggtgtgaaagtgttttcCATGTCGGAGGTGGATCAACTCGGCGTAGCCAGAGTCATGGAGGAGACCTGCGACTACCTCTCTGCCAA AGTGAAGAAACCGATCCACTTGAGCTACGACATCGACGCCATCGACCCGTCTGTGACCCCGGCGACCGGGACGCCTGTGTCCGGAGGCCTCACCTACAGAGAGGGCCTCTACATCGCTGAGCAAGTGGCTCAGACAG gtCTGCTGTCGGCGGTGGACATGGTGGAGGTGAATCCTCTGAGAGGTGAAACCGACCAGGACGTCCGGTCCACAGTCAACATGGCGGTGGATCTGCTGCTCGCCTGTTTCGGACGCCTCCGTGAAGGAAACCACTCGCCGGATTACCGCCTGCCTGAGCCTTGA